A window from Populus trichocarpa isolate Nisqually-1 chromosome 3, P.trichocarpa_v4.1, whole genome shotgun sequence encodes these proteins:
- the LOC18096587 gene encoding protein NRT1/ PTR FAMILY 4.3, producing MEARRYDNKGESKCVIGEEITVDWRGKPSNPNKHGGMRAAAFVLGLQAFEIMAIAAVGNNLITYVINEMHFPLSKAANTVTNFVGTIFILALLGGYLSDSYLGCFWTMLIFGFVELSGFILLSVQAHLPQLKPPQCNMLTDGENCVEAKGVKSLIFFVALYLVALGSGCVKPNMIAHGGDQFNQSNPKQSKKLSTYFNAAYFAFSMGELFALTLLVWIQTHSGMDVGFGVSAAVMAMGLISLVSGNLYYRNKPPQGSIFTPIAQVFVAAILKRKQICPSNPQMLHGSQNSVLDNGIVAPSADSGSLAHTQRFRFLDKACIKIEDGTNIKESPWRLCSVTQVEQVKILISAIPIFACTIVFNTILAQLQTFSVQQGGAMDTQLAKSFHIPPASLQSIPYIILIIVVPLYDTFFVPLARKITGHESGISPLQRIGAGLFFATFSMVSAAIMEKKRRDAAVDSNKILSIFWITPQFLIFGLSEMLTAVGLIEFFYKQSLKGMQAFLTAITYCSYSFGFYLSSLLVSLVNKITSSSSSNQGWLSDNDLNKDRLDLFYWMLAVLSFLNFLSYLFWARWHSYSPISLLTTTQQETLGDDHLNNYGFINSSKHGVDESMP from the exons ATGGAGGCAAGGAGATATGATAACAAGGGAGAGAGCAAGTGTGTGATTGGTGAGGAGATTACTGTTGATTGGAGAGGCAAACCCTCCAATCCCAACAAGCATGGAGGCATGAGAGCCGCAGCATTTGTTCTTG GGCTTCAAGCATTTGAGATAATGGCAATAGCTGCTGTAGGGAACAACCTCATAACATATGTGATAAATGAGATGCACTTCCCTTTGTCAAAGGCTGCAAACACAGTGACAAATTTTGTTGGAACTATCTTTATCCTGGCCCTCCTTGGTGGTTACCTCTCGGACTCTTATCTTGGGTGTTTCTGGACCATGCTCATCTTTGGTTTTGTCGAACTTTCT GGTTTCATATTACTATCAGTTCAAGCTCATCTTCCCCAACTAAAGCCACCCCAGTGTAACATGTTAACTGATGGAGAAAACTGTGTGGAAGCGAAAGGAGTCAAGTCCTTGATCTTTTTTGTAGCCCTGTACTTGGTGGCATTAGGGAGTGGATGTGTTAAACCCAACATGATTGCTCATGGAGGTGACCAGTTCAATCAAAGCAATCCAAAGCAATCCAAGAAGCTCTCTACCTACTTCAATGCTGCCTATTTTGCTTTCTCCATGGGTGAACTTTTTGCTCTAACACTTCTTGTATGGATACAAACGCATTCTGGGATGGATGTTGGTTTTGGAGTCTCTGCAGCTGTCATGGCCATGGGATTGATCAGCTTGGTTTCCGGTAATCTATATTACAGGAACAAACCCCCTCAAGGAAGCATTTTCACCCCCATAGCTCAG GTTTTTGTGGCTGCAATATTAAAGAGAAAGCAAATTTGTCCATCTAATCCACAGATGCTTCATGGAAGCCAAAACAGTGTGCTCGATAATGGCATAGTAGCCCCATCTGCTGACTCTGGCAGTCTAGCTCATACACAAAGGTTCAG GTTCTTGGACAAGGCCTgcatcaaaattgaagatgggACCAATATAAAGGAGAGTCCATGGAGATTGTGCAGTGTCACTCAAGTGGAGCAAGTGAAGATACTGATCTCAGCCATTCCAATTTTTGCCTGCACCATCGTTTTTAACACCATCTTAGCTCAACTCCAGACATTCTCAGTCCAACAAGGTGGTGCCATGGACACCCAACTCGCCAAATCCTTCCATATCCCTCCTGCTTCACTTCAATCCATCCCTTACATTATACTCATCATTGTAGTCCCTCTATATGACACTTTCTTTGTACCTTTAGCAAGAAAAATCACCGGTCATGAATCAGGAATATCTCCTCTGCAGAGGATAGGAGCCGGCCTCTTTTTTGCTACCTTTTCCATGGTTTCTGCTGCCAttatggagaagaagagaagggatGCAGCTGTAGATTCCAACAAGATACTGTCCATCTTTTGGATCACCCCGCAGTTTCTAATATTTGGATTGTCAGAAATGCTGACTGCCGTTGGTCTCATAGAGTTCTTTTACAAACAGTCTTTAAAAGGGATGCAAGCATTTTTAACAGCTATCACCTATTGCTCCTATTCATTTGGGTTTTACTTGAGCTCCTTACTTGTTTCTTTGGTAAACAAGATCACCTCCTCAAGTTCTTCAAATCAAGGTTGGCTCAGTGACAATGATCTCAACAAAGACAGATTGGATCTTTTCTACTGGATGCTAGCAGTCCTTAGCTTCCTCAACTTCCTTAGCTACCTATTTTGGGCTAGATGGCATTCTTACAGTCCAATATCTCTATTAACCACAACACAACAAGAGACGCTTGGTGATGATCACTTAAACAACTATGGCTTCATCAACTCTTCAAAACATGGTGTGGATGAAAGCATGCCATAA
- the LOC7461537 gene encoding mitotic spindle checkpoint protein MAD1 translates to MILRTPPAKRARGGAADANARPIIESPQSEHHRDNHLVIYEDNNTPPLQHEQFLCTYQCRQLVKSDFIDALSSAEKQVQDYQSKLQEINENFTISEGERKKFRDKLLQTEQQLAAAKGREHALQQQLLKEVNVNQERFKKQLESHANLEVKLENEKNLRQKAESSAASAEEKASVLEGKLGHLSESIEREKKRLNTELAQLNRESKHSVSRIRADLEKMECRAKHAEKESELWKEQLEDLKRQLTECSHQRSELEKKLSSFTFQEGSSTDSNILVKHLQEELRNFETEVREARKIRSSHESIELLKEKLLEEKGRRERAESESSKLLEFELNMKKLEDEMSSWKLAIEDIPGVSSYDDIPVKFAALQKEVIDNMMKAGEANAHFKQMEVALETAQLGKQNAEAEAALAKEKAEALKLEVKQIELMLSMVTEERDRLKNVVNELKRPKNDQGGDEAASGVLLQELESSLAQKEFCIKELESNLHAQKEVNSRQLEEIKTLNDMLNNEARRIKSLERESDRLRAEISLLESKLGHGDFSAANTKVLRMVNTLAVDNEAKQTIEALRTELQKTKEKLQAVEELKSQSGDAGKLVDSYISGKITQLKEQIATLEKREERYKTVFADRISVFRRACCELFGYKIVMDEHQRSNGIPVTRFTLQSVYAQSDDEKLEFEYESGNTNILANDYTSQPDISRQVDIFIRKMNSIPAFTANLTVESFNRRTLS, encoded by the exons ATGATACTAAGAACTCCACCGGCAAAGCGAGCAAGAGGAGGAGCCGCCGACGCAAATGCAAGACCTATCATCGAGAGCCCCCAATCGGAGCACCACCGCGATAATCATCTAGTTATCTACGAAGACAACAACACTCCGCCGCTCCAACACGAACAATTCCTCTGCACCTACCAGTGCCGCCAATTG GTTAAATCGGATTTTATAGACGCGTTGAGTAGCGCCGAGAAGCAAGTTCAGGATTACCAGTCTAAATTACAAGAAATCAATGAAAATTTCACCATATCTG AAGGTGAGAGGAAGAAGTTTCGAGATAAATTGTTGCAGACAGAGCAACAACTTGCTGCTGCCAAAGGACGCGAACATGCTCTTCAGCAACAACTTCTTAAGGAAGTTAATGTTAACCAAGAAAGGTTCAAGAAACAGTTAGAATCACATGCTAACCTTGAG GTTAagcttgaaaatgaaaagaaccTGCGCCAGAAAGCTGAATCCTCAGCAGCTTCTGCTGAAGAGAAAGCAAGTGTTTTAGAGGGAAAACTTGGCCATCTTTCTGAAAGCATAGAAAGGGAGAAAAAGCGTCTCAATACTGAGCTTGCGCAGCTGAATAGAGAATCAAAGCATTCTGTTTCTAGAATAAGGGCAGAT CTAGAAAAAATGGAATGCAGGGCCAAGCATGCTGAGAAAGAATCAGAGCTGTGGAAGGAGCAGCTAGAAGATCTGAAAAGGCAACTTACGGAG tgctCGCATCAAAGAAGTGAGTTGGAGAAGAAATTATCAAGTTTCACTTTTCAAGAAGGTTCTTCTACTGATAGCAACATTTTGGTTAAACATCTACAAGAAGAGCTTAGAAATTTT GAGACTGAAGTGAGGGAAGCAAGAAAGATAAGATCTTCCCATGAAAGCATTGAGTTATTGAAGGAGAAATTGCTGGAAGAAAAGGGCCGCAGAGAAAGAGCAGAGTCAGAGTCATCTAAGTTACTAGAATTTGAGTTAAATATGAAGAAGCTGGAGGATGAAATGTCTTCTTGGAAGTTAGCAATAGAGGATATTCCTGGTGTGTCATCTTATGATGATATACCTGTTAAATTTGCAGCATTACAGAA AGAGGTGATTGATAACATGATGAAGGCAGGTGAGGCAAATGCACATTTCAAACAAATGGAGGTGGCCTTGGAAACTGCTCAACTTGGTAAACAAAATGCTGAAGCTGAGGCTGCATTGGCCAAAGAGAAGGCAGAAGCATTGAAATTGGAGGTCAAACAGATTGAATTGATG CTCTCTATGGTTACTGAAGAAAGAGATAGGTTGAAAAATGTTGTCAATGAATTAAAGAGGCCAAAGAATGATCAAGGAGGGGATGAAGCAGCCAGTGGAGTTCTTCTTCAG GAACTTGAATCATCTCTTGCACAGAAGGAATTTTGTATTAAAGAATTGGAGAGTAATCTACATGCACAGAAAGAAGTCAATAGTCGCCAATTGGAAGAAATAAAGACACTTAATGATATGCTAAATAATGAAGCTAGAAGAATTAAGTCATTGGAAAGGGAGAGTGACCGGCTTCGTGCAGAGATCTCCCTATTGGAGTCTAAG CTAGGTCATGGTGACTTCTCTGCTGCAAATACAAAAGTGCTGAGAATGGTTAATACACTTGCAGTTGATAATGAGGCCAAACAAACTATTGAGGCTTTACGAACTGAGTTGCAGAAGACCAAGGAGAAGTTGCAAGCTGTAGAAGAATTGAAGAGTCAGTCAG GTGATGCGGGCAAGCTGGTGGACTCCTATATCTCTGGGAAgataacacaattaaaagaacaaattgCAACTCTTGAAAAACGTGAAGAAAG ATACAAGACTGTTTTTGCTGATAGAATCTCTGTGTTTCGAAGGGCATGCTGTGAACTTTTTGGCTACAAG ATTGTAATGGATGAACACCAGCGTTCTAATGGAATTCCAGTTACTCGGTTTACCCTGCAATCAGTCTACGCCCAAAGTGATGATGAGAAACTTGAGTTTGAATATGAATCAGGGAATACAAACATTTTG GCTAACGATTACACATCACAGCCCGACATATCCCGTCAG GTGGATATATTTATTCGCAAGATGAACTCAATTCCAGCTTTCACGGCCAACCTGACAGTGGAGTCTTTCAACAGACGAACTCTATCGTAA
- the LOC18096589 gene encoding auxin response factor 1 isoform X1, whose protein sequence is MVSAAMNHTSGGNPHPGGCNDALYKELWHACAGPLVTLPCEGERVYYFPQGHMEQLEASMHQGMEQQMPSFNLPSKILCKVVNVQRRAEPETDEVYAQITLLPEPDQSEVTSPDPPLPEPERCTVHSFCKTLTASDTSTHGGFSVLRRHADDCLPPLDMSQQPPWQELVATDLHGNEWHFRHIFRGQPRRHLLTTGWSVFVSSKKLVAGDAFIFLRGENGELRVGVRRLMRQQTNMPSSVISSQSMHLGVLATASHAIATGTLFSVFYKPRTSRSEFIVNLNKYIEAQNHKLSVGMRFKMRFEGEEVPERRFSGTIVGVGDNISSGWADSEWRSLKVHWDEPSSILRPERVSPWDLEPLVATTPSNSQPMQRNKRPRPSVLPSPTANLSALGMWKPSVESSAFSYGESQRGRDPYPSPNFSTTAKANSLSFCGNSQVTSVSPNSMYRPNQVESVTDSFAPVVNKDLGERRQGTGIGYRLFGIQLIDNFNAEGTSPVVTVSGTVGNDRPVVSLEAESDQHSEPEKSCLRSHQELQSRQIRSCTKVHMQGVAVGRAVDLTQFEHYEDLLRKLEEMFDIEGELSGSTKKWQVVYTDNEDDMMKVGDDPWHEFCSMVKKIFIYASEEVKRLSPKIKLSGDEEIKGDSANANADASVNTEDRSSVVGPGC, encoded by the exons atggtatctGCAGCTATGAATCATACCTCCGGAGGAAACCCCCATCCAG GGGGATGCAATGATGCTTTGTACAAAGAACTATGGCATGCCTGTGCTGGACCTCTTGTCACTCTTCCTTGTGAAGGGGAGCGAGTTTATTATTTTCCTCAAGGTCACATGGAACAG CTTGAAGCATCAATGCATCAGGGGATGGAGCAGCAAATGCCCTCATTTAACCTTCCATCTAAAATTCTGTGTAAAGTGGTTAATGTTCAGCGCAGG GCTGAACCTGAAACAGATGAAGTTTATGCCCAGATAACACTGCTTCCTGAACCAGAT CAAAGCGAGGTTACTAGTCCTGATCCTCCACTCCCAGAACCTGAAAGATGCACGGTCCATTCATTTTGCAAGACACTTACTGCTTCTGACACAAGCACTCATGGTGGTTTCTCTGTTCTTCGAAGGCATGCAGATGATTGTCTGCCTCCTTTG GACATGTCTCAGCAGCCACCTTGGCAGGAGTTGGTTGCAACTGATCTGCATGGCAATGAGTGGCATTTTCGACACATTTTTCGAG GTCAACCAAGGCGTCACCTGCTCACAACAGGGTGGAGTGTCTTTGTTAGCTCAAAAAAGTTAGTTGCGGGTGATGCATTCATCTTCCTAAG GGGAGAAAATGGCGAGCTTCGTGTGGGAGTAAGGAGGCTCATGAGGCAACAGACAAATATGCCATCTTCTGTTATATCTAGCCAAAGCATGCATCTAGGGGTTCTTGCTACTGCTTCTCATGCCATTGCGACTGGAACCCTTTTTTCTGTCTTCTACAAGCCAAG aaCAAGTAGGTCTGAGTTCATTGTAAATCTTAACAAGTATATTGAAGCTCAAAACCACAAGCTTTCTGTAGGGATGAGGTTTAAGATGAGATTTGAGGGTGAGGAAGTTCCTGAACGAAG GTTTAGTGGCACCATTGTTGGCGTTGGAGATAATATATCATCGGGATGGGCTGATTCTGAGTGGAGATCATTAAAG GTCCATTGGGATGAACCTTCTTCCATCTTGCGTCCAGAGAGAGTATCACCATGGGATTTGGAACCTCTTGTTGCAACTACTCCTTCGAACTCCCAACCTATGCAGAGGAACAAGCGGCCACGGCCATCTGTCTTGCCCTCACCAACAGCCAATCTTTCTGCACTTG GTATGTGGAAACCTTCGGTTGAGTCTTCAGCTTTCTCATATGGTGAATCACAACGTGGACGAGACCCTTATCCATCACCCAATTTCTCTACCACTGCAAAGGCCAACTCTCTTAGCTTCTGTGGCAATAGTCAAGTGACCAGTGTTTCGCCGAATTCAATGTATCGGCCTAACCAAGTGGAAAGTGTCACAGATTCTTTTGCTCCAGTTGTAAACAAAGATTTGGGAGAAAGGAGACAGGGTACTGGGATTGGCTACAGACTTTTCGGGATTCAACTTATTGACAATTTCAATGCAGAAGGAACTTCACCAGTGGTTACTGTGTCTGGAACAGTGGGCAATGATCGCCCGGTTGTCTCTTTAGAGGCTGAGTCTGATCAGCATTCTGAGCCTGAGAAATCATGTCTGAGATCTCATCAGGAGTTGCAAAGTAGGCAAATCAGGAGCTGCACAAAG GTTCACATGCAAGGCGTTGCTGTTGGAAGAGCTGTTGATTTGACACAGTTTGAACACTATGAAGACCTGCTGAGGAAGCTGGAGGAGATGTTTGATATCGAAGGTGAGCTCAGTGGATCCACGAAGAAATGGCAGGTTGTGTATACTGATAATGAAGATGACATGATGAAGGTTGGGGATGATCCATGGCA TGAGTTCTGCAGCATGGTGAAGAAGATTTTTATCTATGCATCTGAAGAAGTCAAGAGGCTGTCACCCAAGATTAAACTTTCAGGTGATGAAGAGATCAAAGGAGATAGTGCCAATGCTAATGCCGATGCATCTGTTAACACAGAGGACCGCTCATCTGTCGTTGGGCCTGGATGCTGA
- the LOC18096589 gene encoding auxin response factor 1 isoform X2 codes for MNHTSGGNPHPGGCNDALYKELWHACAGPLVTLPCEGERVYYFPQGHMEQLEASMHQGMEQQMPSFNLPSKILCKVVNVQRRAEPETDEVYAQITLLPEPDQSEVTSPDPPLPEPERCTVHSFCKTLTASDTSTHGGFSVLRRHADDCLPPLDMSQQPPWQELVATDLHGNEWHFRHIFRGQPRRHLLTTGWSVFVSSKKLVAGDAFIFLRGENGELRVGVRRLMRQQTNMPSSVISSQSMHLGVLATASHAIATGTLFSVFYKPRTSRSEFIVNLNKYIEAQNHKLSVGMRFKMRFEGEEVPERRFSGTIVGVGDNISSGWADSEWRSLKVHWDEPSSILRPERVSPWDLEPLVATTPSNSQPMQRNKRPRPSVLPSPTANLSALGMWKPSVESSAFSYGESQRGRDPYPSPNFSTTAKANSLSFCGNSQVTSVSPNSMYRPNQVESVTDSFAPVVNKDLGERRQGTGIGYRLFGIQLIDNFNAEGTSPVVTVSGTVGNDRPVVSLEAESDQHSEPEKSCLRSHQELQSRQIRSCTKVHMQGVAVGRAVDLTQFEHYEDLLRKLEEMFDIEGELSGSTKKWQVVYTDNEDDMMKVGDDPWHEFCSMVKKIFIYASEEVKRLSPKIKLSGDEEIKGDSANANADASVNTEDRSSVVGPGC; via the exons ATGAATCATACCTCCGGAGGAAACCCCCATCCAG GGGGATGCAATGATGCTTTGTACAAAGAACTATGGCATGCCTGTGCTGGACCTCTTGTCACTCTTCCTTGTGAAGGGGAGCGAGTTTATTATTTTCCTCAAGGTCACATGGAACAG CTTGAAGCATCAATGCATCAGGGGATGGAGCAGCAAATGCCCTCATTTAACCTTCCATCTAAAATTCTGTGTAAAGTGGTTAATGTTCAGCGCAGG GCTGAACCTGAAACAGATGAAGTTTATGCCCAGATAACACTGCTTCCTGAACCAGAT CAAAGCGAGGTTACTAGTCCTGATCCTCCACTCCCAGAACCTGAAAGATGCACGGTCCATTCATTTTGCAAGACACTTACTGCTTCTGACACAAGCACTCATGGTGGTTTCTCTGTTCTTCGAAGGCATGCAGATGATTGTCTGCCTCCTTTG GACATGTCTCAGCAGCCACCTTGGCAGGAGTTGGTTGCAACTGATCTGCATGGCAATGAGTGGCATTTTCGACACATTTTTCGAG GTCAACCAAGGCGTCACCTGCTCACAACAGGGTGGAGTGTCTTTGTTAGCTCAAAAAAGTTAGTTGCGGGTGATGCATTCATCTTCCTAAG GGGAGAAAATGGCGAGCTTCGTGTGGGAGTAAGGAGGCTCATGAGGCAACAGACAAATATGCCATCTTCTGTTATATCTAGCCAAAGCATGCATCTAGGGGTTCTTGCTACTGCTTCTCATGCCATTGCGACTGGAACCCTTTTTTCTGTCTTCTACAAGCCAAG aaCAAGTAGGTCTGAGTTCATTGTAAATCTTAACAAGTATATTGAAGCTCAAAACCACAAGCTTTCTGTAGGGATGAGGTTTAAGATGAGATTTGAGGGTGAGGAAGTTCCTGAACGAAG GTTTAGTGGCACCATTGTTGGCGTTGGAGATAATATATCATCGGGATGGGCTGATTCTGAGTGGAGATCATTAAAG GTCCATTGGGATGAACCTTCTTCCATCTTGCGTCCAGAGAGAGTATCACCATGGGATTTGGAACCTCTTGTTGCAACTACTCCTTCGAACTCCCAACCTATGCAGAGGAACAAGCGGCCACGGCCATCTGTCTTGCCCTCACCAACAGCCAATCTTTCTGCACTTG GTATGTGGAAACCTTCGGTTGAGTCTTCAGCTTTCTCATATGGTGAATCACAACGTGGACGAGACCCTTATCCATCACCCAATTTCTCTACCACTGCAAAGGCCAACTCTCTTAGCTTCTGTGGCAATAGTCAAGTGACCAGTGTTTCGCCGAATTCAATGTATCGGCCTAACCAAGTGGAAAGTGTCACAGATTCTTTTGCTCCAGTTGTAAACAAAGATTTGGGAGAAAGGAGACAGGGTACTGGGATTGGCTACAGACTTTTCGGGATTCAACTTATTGACAATTTCAATGCAGAAGGAACTTCACCAGTGGTTACTGTGTCTGGAACAGTGGGCAATGATCGCCCGGTTGTCTCTTTAGAGGCTGAGTCTGATCAGCATTCTGAGCCTGAGAAATCATGTCTGAGATCTCATCAGGAGTTGCAAAGTAGGCAAATCAGGAGCTGCACAAAG GTTCACATGCAAGGCGTTGCTGTTGGAAGAGCTGTTGATTTGACACAGTTTGAACACTATGAAGACCTGCTGAGGAAGCTGGAGGAGATGTTTGATATCGAAGGTGAGCTCAGTGGATCCACGAAGAAATGGCAGGTTGTGTATACTGATAATGAAGATGACATGATGAAGGTTGGGGATGATCCATGGCA TGAGTTCTGCAGCATGGTGAAGAAGATTTTTATCTATGCATCTGAAGAAGTCAAGAGGCTGTCACCCAAGATTAAACTTTCAGGTGATGAAGAGATCAAAGGAGATAGTGCCAATGCTAATGCCGATGCATCTGTTAACACAGAGGACCGCTCATCTGTCGTTGGGCCTGGATGCTGA